A region of Pongo pygmaeus isolate AG05252 chromosome 15, NHGRI_mPonPyg2-v2.0_pri, whole genome shotgun sequence DNA encodes the following proteins:
- the RTL1 gene encoding retrotransposon-like protein 1, whose protein sequence is MIEPSEDSFETMMEHKNPSSKQMESSEGSSNTTKATSGSGVRGEAGPASGPAQEKKEPPSGPLQEMEELPTDLLQDMEEPSSGPRKEIEDPPNDLLQDLEESCNGSHQARGDPLSGASDRMKEASVNPSGAREEQEAHTDLKESGREETPQEEQNQTEHSTAELMAMVRSIISLYFRMQDLKEQQRVAEEILIKGINAGQLPAPKHFSGDRREFHEFIVLCQLTLQSYPRMFYNDRLRVGYVINHLSGLALEWAKALLQENSPLIEDFPAFLEAMSEVFEYRQALRVAEEAMFTIRQGGRSATEYIDEFQSLVPILGWPDEVLQAHLCQGLNEEIRHYLFRVPQPDSLDSLIVLILQIEEKLAERRAMLRLPPEARPRNLTWIDSPAPERWMVSSWLPSEVHPDINRAHLFLLLMVRVNPYHSVAVQALVDSGADGNFMDEKFAQEHYVELYEKPYPQPVQSVDGSLIGNEPVWLYTEPLVCIHQNHQESIEFDIVPSPNFSVVLGIRWLRVHAPEVDWIKGRCTFHSPYCLKNCFRPPPPCIALERHGMSLLPGLPHPYSDLADVFNPKEADDETSDQPSSDGSDDLSESEPSELQQAGDSDHSETFYECPSTAPWEPVGAGMQERARLQEEYWDLQDMLTNRQDYIQMIPELFDQLHGAEWFTKLELRGTIVEESVNGHRTEDVWKAAFGLELEEMKSYQPFALSPDPIIPQNVIHFILKDMLGFFVLSYGQEVLIYSMSQEEHLHHVRQVLVRFRHHNVYCSLDKSQFHRQTVEVLGFVVTPKGVKLNKNVMTIVTGYPTPGSRLSLRNFIEFVFPYRHFVERFSIIAEPLVRQLLSSYQFYWGVEEQEAFECLKRAFRKAPLLHHPKPQNPFYLETGITSTALHASLIQIDDQTGKRACCAFYSRNISPIEVEYSQVEMKILPIRAAFMVWCRYLENTEEPIMILLNTEDLASLNNDRLTVLLPGHWVFFFSHFNFDVMELPEQDGGPALPPVRNLRWRRAFQRNTAARQTLLLASRGFPRDPSTESGEEENEEQDESNEQTLRQELLAMIPIDQILNSFLAHFSMAQIRAVILHFFRGLLYWKNTLALAAILVLLRVRQCLSPRPAPAMQVARPQPQRSLRLILDSSLIAGSSITTAITQLLTQMPALVGANTIPAQELAELFLGPGRWQRNALHPQAHRGLQFTPGFWLTLCEFFGVRVTPQEGHLPALHQNRYLELHVVGDEDVVLREALQDDLQRYRQCGLHDGLQDTSQDKQDNDVQEASPSHTAATHPPRPRHLMDPQVLEFLGSRLLHIRSADGQLHLLSREQAARALSRFLTLIYRRALPIPAWESQPREQARLEELPDEDEEADLD, encoded by the coding sequence ATGATAGAACCCTCTGAAGACTCATTTGAGACGATGATGGAGCATAAGAATCCATCATCAAAACAAATGGAGTCCTCCGAGGGCTCATCCAACACCACCAAGGCGACATCGGGCAGTGGAGTGCGGGGAGAGGCAGGGCCAGCCAGCGGCCCAGCCCAGGAAAAGAAGGAGCCACCCAGTGGCCCACTCCAGGAAATGGAAGAGCTGCCCACTGATCTACTCCAAGACATGGAGGAGCCATCCAGTGGCCCACGTAAGGAAATAGAGGATCCACCCAATGACCTACTCCAAGACCTGGAGGAGTCATGCAACGGTTCACACCAGGCAAGGGGGGATCCACTCAGTGGAGCATCTGATAGGATGAAAGAAGCATCAGTCAACCCATCGGGAGCCCGAGAAGAGCAAGAGGCTCACACTGACCTGAAGGAATCGGGAAGGGAGGagactcctcaagaagagcaaaacCAGACCGAGCACTCAACCGCAGAACTTATGGCCATGGTGAGGTCCATCATCTCGCTGTACTTCCGAATGCAAGACCTCAAAGAGCAACAGAGAGTAGCAGAAGAGATCTTGATCAAAGGGATCAATGCAGGCCAACTGCCCGCCCCAAAGCACTTCTCTGGCGATCGCAGAGAATTCCACGAGTTCATCGTACTCTGCCAACTGACCTTACAGAGCTACCCAAGAATGTTCTATAACGACCGTCTACGAGTTGGCTATGTCATCAATCACCTGTCCGGCTTGGCATTAGAATGGGCCAAAGCTCTACTGCAGGAAAACAGCCCCCTGATCGAAGACTTCCCAGCCTTCCTGGAGGccatgtcagaggtgtttgagtACCGCCAGGCACTGCGTGTGGCAGAAGAGGCCATGTTCACCATCAGGCAGGGCGGCCGCTCTGCCACTGAGTACATCGATGAGTTCCAGAGCCTGGTACCCATCTTGGGCTGGCCAGATGAAGTCCTGCAGGCCCACCTGTGCCAGGGGCTCAACGAGGAGATCAGGCACTATCTATTCCGGGTCCCTCAGCCAGATTCCCTAGACAGTCTGATTGTGCTCATCCTGCAAATAGAAGAGAAACTGGCAGAGAGAAGAGCCATGCTCAGGCTGCCCCCCGAGGCCCGCCCCCGGAACCTGACCTGGATCGACTCACCTGCTCCAGAGAGGTGGATGGTCAGCAGCTGGCTGCCCAGCGAAGTCCATCCGGACATCAATCGCGCCCACCTCTTCCTGCTGCTCATGGTGAGAGTGAACCCCTACCACAGCGTCGCGGTCCAGGCCCTGGTGGATTCGGGAGCTGACGGCAACTTCATGGATGAGAAGTTCGCCCAAGAGCACTACGTCGAGCTCTACGAGAAGCCGTACCCACAGCCGGTCCAATCCGTGGACGGCTCGCTGATTGGCAACGAGCCTGTCTGGCTCTACACAGAGCCCCTGGTGTGTATCCACCAGAACCACCAGGAGTCCATCGAATTTGACATCGTACCTTCACCGAACTTCTCCGTGGTCCTAGGCATCCGCTGGCTCCGAGTCCACGCCCCCGAAGTCGACTGGATCAAAGGCCGCTGCACCTTCCACTCTCCCTACTGCCTGAAGAACTGCTTCCGCCCGCCCCCGCCATGCATTGCACTAGAGAGGCACGGCATGAGCCTGCTCCCCGGACTGCCACACCCATACTCAGACCTGGCCGACGTGTTTAACCCGAAGGAAGCAGATGATGAGACTTCCGACCAGCCAAGCTCAGACGGATCCGATGATCTTTCTGAATCAGAGCCCTCTGAGCTTCAGCAGGCTGGAGACAGTGATCACAGCGAGACCTTTTACGAGTGTCCCTCCACTGCGCCTTGGGAACCTGTGGGTGCCGGGATGCAAGAAAGAGCCAGGCTACAGGAGGAATACTGGGACCTGCAGGACATGCTGACCAACAGACAGGACTACATACAGATGATTCCGGAACTGTTTGACCAGTTACACGGAGCCGAGTGGTTCACAAAACTGGAGCTGCGTGGGACCATTGTGGAGGAAAGCGTGAACGGGCACCGCACCGAAGATGTGTGGAAAGCAGCGTTTGGTTTGGAGCTTGAAGAGATGAAGAGCTACCAGCCGTTCGCGCTCTCCCCAGACCCTATCATACCTCAGAACGTGATTCACTTCATCCTAAAGGACATGCTAGGGTTCTTTGTGCTTTCTTACGGCCAGGAAGTCCTGATCTACTCAATGAGCCAGGAGGAGCACCTCCACCACGTCCGCCAAGTCCTGGTCCGCTTCCGCCATCACAACGTCTACTGCTCCCTGGACAAGAGCCAGTTCCACCGCCAAACCGTGGAAGTCCTGGGCTTCGTCGTCACCCCCAAAGGGGTGAAACTGAACAAGAACGTCATGACCATCGTAACAGGGTACCCTACCCCTGGCTCCAGGCTATCTCTGCGAAACTTCATCGAATTCGTCTTCCCCTACCGCCACTTCGTGGAGCGCTTCAGCATCATCGCAGAGCCCCTGGTGCGGCAGCTGCTGAGCTCCTACCAGTTCTACTGGGGAGTCGAGGAGCAGGAGGCCTTCGAGTGCCTGAAGAGGGCTTTCCGCAAGGCGCCCCTCCTCCACCACCCCAAGCCCCAGAACCCATTCTACTTGGAAACCGGCATCACCAGCACGGCCCTGCACGCCTCCCTGATCCAAATCGACGACCAAACCGGCAAGAGAGCCTGCTGTGCTTTCTACTCCCGCAACATCTCCCCTATCGAGGTTGAGTACTCTCAAGTGGAGATGAAGATTCTTCCAATACGGGCTGCCTTCATGGTGTGGTGCCGCTACCTGGAGAACACCGAGGAGCCCATCATGATCCTTCTCAACACAGAGGATCTAGCCTCTCTGAATAATGACAGGCTCACCGTACTTCTCCCCGGGCATTGGGTCTTCTTCTTCTCCCACTTCAACTTTGACGTCATGGAGCTGCCAGAACAAGATGGtggcccagctctgccacctgtgAGAAACCTCCGGTGGAGGAGAGCCTTCCAGAGGAACACTGCCGCCAGGCAAACCCTGCTGCTGGCCTCAAGGGGATTCCCCAGGGATCCATCGACGGAATCCGGGGAAGAAGAGAATGAAGAACAGGATGAGTCCAATGAACAGACCCTACGGCAAGAGCTGCTGGCCATGATACCCATCGACCAGATCCTCAACAGCTTCCTCGCCCACTTCAGCATGGCCCAGATCAGGGCCGTCATTCTGCATTTCTTCCGAGGCCTCCTGTACTGGAAGAACACCCTAGCCCTGGCAGCCATCCTCGTGCTACTGCGCGTGAGGCAGTGCCTCTCGCCGCGGCCGGCACCCGCCATGCAGGTGGCTCGGCCCCAGCCCCAGCGCTCCCTACGACTCATCCTGGATTCGTCCCTCATCGCGGGCAGCAGCATCACGACAGCCATCACCCAGCTGCTCACCCAGATGCCCGCTCTCGTAGGCGCAAACACCATCCCAGCCCAGGAGCTGGCTGAGCTGTTCCTGGGCCCTGGCCGCTGGCAGCGAAATGCTCTGCACCCCCAGGCCCACCGAGGCCTGCAGTTCACCCCTGGGTTCTGGCTGACGCTGTGTGAGTTCTTTGGTGTCAGAGTCACCCCCCAGGAGGGCCACCTCCCTGCCCTGCATCAGAACCGCTACCTGGAGCTGCACGTCGTTGGTGATGAGGATGTCGTCTTGCGAGAAGCCCTGCAAGACGACCTGCAACGTTACCGTCAGTGTGGCCTGCATGACGGCCTGCAAGACACCTCGCAGGACAAGCAGGACAACGACGTGCAGGAGGCCTCGCCCAGCCACACAgcagccacccacccaccccgCCCACGCCACCTGATGGATCCCCAGGTCCTGGAATTCCTTGGTAGCCGCCTGCTCCACATCCGCAGTGCAGATGGCCAGCTGCACCTGCTCAGCCGGGAGCAGGCAGCCAGGGCCCTGAGCCGGTTCCTGACCCTGATCTACAGGCGGGCCCTGCCCATCCCCGCCTGGGAGAGCCAGCCCAGGGAGCAGGCAAGGCTGGAAGAGCTGCCTGACGAGGACGAAGAGGCTGACCTCGACTGA